The Canis lupus familiaris isolate Mischka breed German Shepherd chromosome 14, alternate assembly UU_Cfam_GSD_1.0, whole genome shotgun sequence genome window below encodes:
- the HILPDA gene encoding LOW QUALITY PROTEIN: hypoxia-inducible lipid droplet-associated protein (The sequence of the model RefSeq protein was modified relative to this genomic sequence to represent the inferred CDS: inserted 1 base in 1 codon), protein MKPMLNLYLLGVVLTLLSIFVRLMESLGGILESPLLGSSWTTRGHTASAEPXKGIPDHPSREV, encoded by the exons ATGAAGCCTATGTTGAACCTCTATCTCTTAGGTGTGGTGCTGACCCTGCTCTCCATCTTCGTTAGACTGATGGAGTCCCTGGGAGGCATACTGGAGAGCCCATTGCTGGGGAGCTCTTGGACCACCAGAGGTCATACAGCCAGTGCAGAGC CCAAGGGCATTCCAGACCATCCATCCAGAGAGGTGTGA